The region TTTTTAGGGGCTGCATCAGGTCTAAAGAAATAATTTAAACCAACTATTTTCAAAATAAGTGGGGAACTTTGAAAATAATTCTTCATACAGCTTTTCGCAAAGCTTGGATTTTACCCAAAACCAGCTTTAAATTTACTTAGCATATTTGCCACAAAATCAAATTTACTTATATCTATAAGTGATCCTGCCCTTGTCTAGGCTATATGGCGTAAGTTCTACTTTTACGCGGTCGCCAGGCATTATCTTTATATAATGCATTCTCATCTTTCCGGCGATATGACATAAAATGATATGTTTGTTGTCAAGCTCAACTTTAAAAGTTGCATTTGGCAGTGCTTCAACAACATTTCCATCAATCTCAATGACATCGTCTTTTGCCACAAACTCTCCTTTCTTTAAATTTGCTATAAATTTTACTCTTGGCTTAAAATTTCAGCTTTGCCATTAACTATCGCCATGCAATGCTCATAATGGCTAGTTCTCAAACCATCTTTTGAGGTTACTTTCCAGTTATCGCTTCCTAAAACTGGCGTGCCATCTTTTTGGCAGATCATCGGCTCTATACAAAAAACCATTCCCTCTTTTATCTTTGGCCCAGCTTTTGGGTTGTTTCCTTCAAGATAGTTTGGAATTTCTGGCTCTTCGTGTGGCCTTTTGCCTATGCCATGACCGCAATATCCGCGCAAAGGTACATAGCCTCTGCCTACTATAAATTTCTCAAGCTCGTAGCAAATTTCTTTAAAATGCAT is a window of Campylobacter concisus DNA encoding:
- the infA gene encoding translation initiation factor IF-1 gives rise to the protein MAKDDVIEIDGNVVEALPNATFKVELDNKHIILCHIAGKMRMHYIKIMPGDRVKVELTPYSLDKGRITYRYK